The following are from one region of the Natronosporangium hydrolyticum genome:
- a CDS encoding response regulator transcription factor has translation METSPPRVLVVDDDPTVSDVVCRYLARAGYQVATAADGPTAVAEVGRGRPDLVVLDLMLPGIDGLEVCRRIRRDHPAIPVIMLTALGEEADRIVGLQLGADDYVTKPFSPRELVLRVRSVLRRATGSATTTSRGLVTDGDLTLDHDRRVAYRAGGDLPLTVREFDLLGYLMRHPGQVFRRAELLEAVWGWRFGDESTVTVHVRRLREKVESDPAKPRRIVTVWGIGYRYEVTGA, from the coding sequence ATGGAGACCAGCCCGCCGAGGGTGCTCGTGGTCGACGACGACCCGACCGTCAGCGACGTGGTCTGCCGTTATCTGGCCCGGGCCGGTTACCAGGTCGCTACCGCGGCCGACGGCCCGACCGCGGTGGCGGAGGTCGGCCGCGGCCGCCCGGACCTCGTGGTGCTCGATCTGATGCTGCCGGGCATCGACGGGCTCGAGGTGTGCCGCCGAATCCGCCGCGACCACCCGGCCATTCCCGTGATCATGTTGACGGCGCTGGGTGAGGAGGCGGACCGGATCGTCGGGCTGCAGCTCGGCGCGGACGACTACGTAACGAAGCCGTTCTCGCCGCGGGAGCTGGTGCTGCGGGTGAGGTCGGTGCTCCGGCGGGCCACCGGCAGCGCGACGACGACCAGCCGCGGGTTGGTGACCGATGGCGACCTGACGCTCGATCACGACCGCCGGGTCGCCTACCGGGCCGGCGGCGACCTGCCGCTGACGGTACGGGAGTTCGACCTGCTCGGGTACCTGATGCGCCATCCCGGGCAGGTGTTCCGCCGAGCGGAGCTGCTGGAAGCGGTATGGGGTTGGCGGTTCGGCGACGAGTCCACAGTCACCGTCCATGTCCGGCGGTTGCGGGAGAAGGTGGAGTCTGACCCGGCCAAGCCGCGCCGGATCGTCACCGTCTGGGGGATCGGTTACCGATACGAGGTGACCGGTGCTTGA
- a CDS encoding sensor histidine kinase — translation MLDLAIIAALSLAGAVLAGVPGALLLRRMRRRAVVLHLFVLVAVTVLAVVAGVALVAWEMFLSLHDLHVLLIVIGVSGVVSLGLGWWLGRRIAQEATWADLVRERERQVEASRRELVAWVSHDLRTPLAGLRAMAEALEDGVVAEPTAVSDYHRRIRLETDRMSRLVEDLFELSRINAAELHLTITAVPLAELVSDAIASVAPLAASRRVRLRAPEDGWPTVAASEPELGRVLANLLTNAIHYTPPDGTVALSAGAERDTAWLAVVDTCGGIPEAELPRVFDVAFRGERARSPQETGGGGGLGLAIVQGLVTAQGGRVEVANTGSGCRFVVRLPTVTVP, via the coding sequence GTGCTTGACCTGGCGATCATCGCCGCGCTGTCGCTGGCCGGGGCGGTGCTCGCCGGCGTACCCGGGGCGCTGCTGCTGCGGCGAATGCGGCGCCGGGCGGTCGTTCTCCACCTGTTCGTGCTGGTTGCGGTCACCGTGCTGGCGGTCGTGGCGGGGGTCGCGCTGGTCGCCTGGGAGATGTTCCTATCGCTGCACGACCTGCACGTACTTCTGATCGTGATCGGCGTGTCCGGTGTGGTTAGTCTGGGGCTGGGCTGGTGGTTGGGGCGGCGGATCGCCCAGGAGGCGACCTGGGCCGACCTGGTCCGGGAGCGGGAGCGGCAGGTCGAGGCGAGCCGGCGGGAGCTGGTGGCCTGGGTGTCACACGACCTCCGGACGCCGTTGGCCGGATTACGCGCGATGGCGGAGGCGCTGGAGGACGGCGTGGTCGCCGAGCCGACGGCGGTCAGTGACTACCACCGCCGGATCCGGCTGGAGACCGACCGGATGTCGCGGCTGGTGGAGGACCTGTTCGAGCTTTCCCGGATCAACGCCGCCGAGTTGCACCTGACGATCACCGCGGTGCCGTTGGCAGAGCTGGTGTCGGACGCGATCGCGTCAGTGGCGCCGCTGGCGGCCAGCCGGCGGGTTCGGTTGCGGGCACCCGAGGACGGCTGGCCGACGGTCGCCGCGAGCGAACCGGAGCTGGGTCGAGTGCTCGCCAATCTGCTCACCAACGCGATCCACTACACCCCGCCCGACGGCACCGTGGCGCTCTCCGCCGGGGCCGAACGTGACACCGCCTGGCTGGCGGTCGTCGACACCTGCGGCGGGATCCCGGAGGCCGAGCTGCCCCGGGTGTTCGACGTCGCCTTCCGGGGAGAGCGCGCCCGTAGCCCGCAGGAGACCGGCGGCGGCGGTGGCCTCGGGCTGGCGATCGTGCAGGGGCTGGTGACGGCGCAGGGTGGCCGGGTCGAGGTGGCGAACACCGGCTCCGGCTGCCGATTCGTGGTCCGGCTGCCGACCGTCACCGTCCCGTAA
- a CDS encoding redoxin domain-containing protein, whose translation MHGRHRTLAFLTVAVVGLATAGCGDTDGADPAEPPTTAPAAVAETNPPAADDADELPVPETLAFTAATIDGGEFDGAQVAGSPVAFWFWAAWCSRCAAAAGDIREIQAAYAGQVEVVGVAGLGSGADGMRTFVAQHQLDDFPHLADDTGEVWQRFEVTTQEYFVILDAAGELVFEGTLTADALRDRLDGLVG comes from the coding sequence ATGCACGGTAGGCATCGAACGCTGGCTTTTCTGACCGTTGCGGTGGTCGGGTTGGCCACCGCCGGCTGCGGCGACACCGACGGTGCCGATCCGGCGGAGCCGCCGACGACCGCGCCGGCCGCTGTCGCCGAGACCAACCCCCCGGCGGCGGACGACGCGGACGAGCTACCGGTACCGGAGACGCTGGCGTTCACCGCTGCCACGATCGATGGTGGCGAGTTCGACGGTGCGCAGGTCGCCGGGTCACCGGTGGCGTTCTGGTTCTGGGCCGCCTGGTGCAGCCGGTGCGCCGCCGCCGCCGGCGATATCCGGGAGATCCAGGCAGCGTACGCCGGGCAGGTCGAGGTGGTCGGCGTCGCCGGGCTGGGCAGCGGGGCGGACGGCATGCGCACCTTCGTGGCACAGCATCAGCTCGACGACTTCCCGCACCTGGCCGACGACACCGGGGAGGTCTGGCAACGGTTCGAGGTCACCACCCAGGAGTACTTCGTGATCCTCGACGCCGCCGGTGAACTGGTGTTCGAGGGCACGCTGACCGCGGATGCGTTGCGGGACCGGCTCGACGGGCTGGTCGGCTGA